DNA sequence from the bacterium genome:
CATACAGGTCCGGATGGGAACGTGAAGCGCGTCTCTCACGCCTGCTCCTCGGAGCCACCCGCGATCGGCGACACGAGCGCCTCGCTCGCTGCTGCGGCGGCATCCTCGGCGGCGGCAGCCGCCGCCGCTTCGGCCTGGCGGCGCAGGTCCTCGACATGGGCCCGAGCCGCCGCCAGGATGGTGGGGATCTTCTCCGGCACCAGGCCATCCACGTCCGCCAGCGCCGCCTCGTCCGCCTGCGCCACCTCCTCGGCCGACTTGAAGCCGTGCTGGAACAGCAGCTCGGCCGTCACGTCGCCGACACCCGGAATGGCGCCCAGTGACAGCCGGGCGCGACGCGACTCCTCCTCGGCCTCGGCTTCGCTGCGCACCTCGAGGTTCCAGCCGGTGAGCCGCGACGCCAGACGGACGTTCTGGCCCTTCTTGCCGATCGCCAGCGACAATTGGTCGTCCGGAACGATGACCTCCATGGCGTGCGCGTCCTCGTCCATGACGATCTTCGAGACCCGTGCCGGCGCCATGGCGCGGACGACGAACTCGGCGTGGTCGGGCGTCCAGTGGACGATGTCAATCTTCTCGCCGCGCAATTCCTGCACGACGCTCTGCACCCGCGTGCCTTTCATGCCGACGCAGGCGCCGACCGGATCGACATCGCTGTCGTGCGACACGACGGCGATCTTGGCCCGCCCCCCCGGCTCGCGCGCAGCGCCCTTCACCTCG
Encoded proteins:
- the nusA gene encoding transcription termination/antitermination protein NusA translates to MQHGGPPGLDLARVIEQVSKEKGIDRSIVVQAVENAMLSAAKKVIGGDMRIEAQFNPEIGEVELFKILTVVPEVTNAELEISLDDARRNLDPEAQVGDELLEKLAQSYGRIAAQAAKQNLIQRLRDAERDIIYNEFKDRKGELTHSGIVQRFEKKNIIVNLGRTDAILPEKEQIPRERYRQGDRIRAYIVDVEMGGKGPQIVLSRTHPGFLIKLFEQEVPEIYEGIVEVKGAAREPGGRAKIAVVSHDSDVDPVGACVGMKGTRVQSVVQELRGEKIDIVHWTPDHAEFVVRAMAPARVSKIVMDEDAHAMEVIVPDDQLSLAIGKKGQNVRLASRLTGWNLEVRSEAEAEEESRRARLSLGAIPGVGDVTAELLFQHGFKSAEEVAQADEAALADVDGLVPEKIPTILAAARAHVEDLRRQAEAAAAAAAEDAAAAASEALVSPIAGGSEEQA